The sequence below is a genomic window from Flectobacillus major DSM 103.
GCAATACTCATTGGGTGGTATTATTGCTCTTACACACGACACCCTTGTTGTTTTGGGTATGGTAGGAATTGTGCGGTTATTTGGTTTTGAACTCGAAATCGACCAAATCTTTATTGCAGCAGTATTAACCGTAATTGGCTATTCGATTAACGATACGGTAGTAGTTTTTGACCGTATTCGTGAAGAAATAGGGGTAAATGCCGACCTGAGCGACAGAGAATTAATCATCAAAACTATCAATAGCTCTATTAATCATACCATGAGCCGTACAGTTATGACAGCTACAACAGTATTTTTGGTAGTAACAGTATTGCTTTTGTTGGGTGGCGATGTACTTCGAGGATTTTCGTTTGCTATGTTTGTCGGTGTAGTTTTTGGGGCTTATTCGTCCATTTTTGTGGCGGCGCCTATCATTATTGACTTAGGTACAAAAAAGAAAAAATAACCACTATATATTTAAGGAGTTTGGTTTGTAGCACCTGCTATTTCCTCTTAGTGAGCCACTAAGAGGAAGCTCCTTTTATAGACGTTACAGTTCTACTCAGTATACCTATTCTTCTCTATTTGCTGTTTTTTGCCCAATTTTTTTATTCAATGTTCGTAAAATTATTTTAATAAAAAATAAGATTATATCAATTTTATGCAAAAATTAGTCAACAATATTGACCAATTCGTCTCAAACGCCAGATTTTGTTGAACGAATCTTTTTTCAAAGGCGTTGTTGATATATGTTTTACCTAAATGAACATTTTTTAAACTTTATTAACAGCTAATTTCATGTACAATATGCGTAACATCGGAAGATTGTTGCCGAAACTGTTTTTTACAGTCCTATGCTTGCTTAGGTTTTCTTCGGACATTTATTCCCAAAATCAGCTCGCCCCAACTCCTGTCGGAAGTACATCGAGCAAACCCGAAACCCTGGACAATGCTACGCTTGAGAATATTATTCAATATGCCATCAAGCATCAGCCACAAATCCAACAATCGATTATTGACCAGAAGGTCGTTGAAAATACCATTAAAAGTAAACTTGCCGATTGGTATCCCCAAATCAACTTCAACTACAACCTGCAGCATAACTTCTTGGTTCAAACCAGTATTATTGCAGGCAACCCTGTCAAGTTAGGCGTAGATAATACCTCGGCAGCACAGTTTAGTCTTTCGCAAAGTATTTTTAACAGAGACGTTTTGTTGGCAAACAGAACCCAAAACGATGTTCGACAACAAGCATCACAAACTGTTACCAATAATAAAATTACAGTGACGGCCAACGTTGCCAAGGCCTTTTATGCGGTGTTGGCTACTCAGCAACAAATTGCTGTATCGGAAGGTGATATTATTCGTTTGGAAAAAAGCTTGAAAGATGCCAAAAACCAATACAATGCAGGAACAAGCGATAAAATCGACTTTAAAAGAGTAACGATTGCCCTCAATAATACCCTTGCTACCAAAAAAAGCAACGAAGAGTTATTGAAAGCCCGAGTTCAAAACCTGAAGGCGTTGATGGGTTATCCAGAAGCTGAGCCTCTTACTATTGTATACAACCCTGAAGCAATGGAGTTAGAAATTGCTCTTGATACTACACAAAAGGCAGATGTTCCTTCACGTATCGAGTTCCAGCAATTACAAACTCTCAAAAGACTTCGTGAAGCCGATTTGAATTATAATAAGTGGAGTTATTTGCCTACTGTAGCATTCAACGGGGCTTATAACCTTAACTTTTTGAACAACTCTTTTGGCGATTTATATAACCGTAATTATCCCAACTCTTTTGCGGCTATTACACTTTCGTTACCTATTTTTCAGGGAGGAAAACGCAAAAACAATATCAATTCGGCCGAATGGCAACTCAAACGCCTTGAATGGGATATTACCAGCCTCAAGTTATCTATCAATGCCGAATACCAACAGGCTTTGGCTACTTACAAAAGCAATTTGACGGTATTTTTATCACAAAAAGAAAATATGGAATTGGCCAAAGAAGTATACGACCTTGTTCAGTTACAGTACCGTTCGGGTATCAAAACCTATTTGGAAGTTATTACCTCCGAAACAGATTTACGCTCGGCTCGAATCAATTATTACAACTCCCTATATTTGGTGTTGTCGAGCAAAGTAGACGTACAAAAAGCTCTAGGTCAATTCAATTATTAGTACTTAAAACTCTAAGAATTACTATGTTATTCCATAAATCAGCAACATACACAGCATTTTTAGGACTTATTTTATTGAGTTCGTGCTCAGATAATAAAGCAGGTCAAGCTCCACAAGGCCCAGCGGCCGTTCCTGTTACTATTGAAGAAGTAAAAATTACCGATGCTTCGTATCACGACGAATACCCTGCTACCGTAACAGCCTTAGATATGGTAGAGCTACGCCCACAAGTAAGTGGTTATATTTTGGGGGTTCATTTTAGCGACGGAGCACGTGTACGCAAAGGGCAATTATTATATACTATTGATACACAGCTATATGAAGCCAACTACGACCAAGCTGTAGCTAACCTCAATGTACAAGAAGCAAATTTGGCGAAAGCCCAAAAAGATGCAAATCGTTATCATGAACTAGCCAAAAACGATGCCGTTGCCAAACAGTTGGTAGACAACGCAGATGCAGCCTTAGAAGCAGCTCAAAGACAAGTAGAAGCCTCAAAAGCCAATATTCGGAGTGTACAAACCAATGTGCGTTATACCAAAATTTATGCTCCTTTTGATGGTACAATTGGTATTTCGGCAGTAAAAAAAGGAACAGCCGTTACTGCTGGACAAACCCTTTTGAATACTGTTTCGACTGATAACCAATTGGCGGTAGATTTTAATGTAGACCAAAAAGAAATTTTCAAATTTGCTAATTTATTACAAA
It includes:
- a CDS encoding efflux RND transporter periplasmic adaptor subunit encodes the protein MLFHKSATYTAFLGLILLSSCSDNKAGQAPQGPAAVPVTIEEVKITDASYHDEYPATVTALDMVELRPQVSGYILGVHFSDGARVRKGQLLYTIDTQLYEANYDQAVANLNVQEANLAKAQKDANRYHELAKNDAVAKQLVDNADAALEAAQRQVEASKANIRSVQTNVRYTKIYAPFDGTIGISAVKKGTAVTAGQTLLNTVSTDNQLAVDFNVDQKEIFKFANLLQKKASGNDSTFTLAFNGEKYPYVGKLAFLDRAVDPQTGTIKTRLVFPNPNNLLRAGMSGTVRVLSTSKEAVLIPYKAISEQLGEFFVYVPTDSSKVTQRRVDLGTAIGTNVIIKNGLKRGERLIVEGIQNLREGAVYITEVPAAAPAKK
- a CDS encoding TolC family protein translates to MYNMRNIGRLLPKLFFTVLCLLRFSSDIYSQNQLAPTPVGSTSSKPETLDNATLENIIQYAIKHQPQIQQSIIDQKVVENTIKSKLADWYPQINFNYNLQHNFLVQTSIIAGNPVKLGVDNTSAAQFSLSQSIFNRDVLLANRTQNDVRQQASQTVTNNKITVTANVAKAFYAVLATQQQIAVSEGDIIRLEKSLKDAKNQYNAGTSDKIDFKRVTIALNNTLATKKSNEELLKARVQNLKALMGYPEAEPLTIVYNPEAMELEIALDTTQKADVPSRIEFQQLQTLKRLREADLNYNKWSYLPTVAFNGAYNLNFLNNSFGDLYNRNYPNSFAAITLSLPIFQGGKRKNNINSAEWQLKRLEWDITSLKLSINAEYQQALATYKSNLTVFLSQKENMELAKEVYDLVQLQYRSGIKTYLEVITSETDLRSARINYYNSLYLVLSSKVDVQKALGQFNY